A single genomic interval of Zunongwangia sp. HGR-M22 harbors:
- a CDS encoding pectinesterase family protein: MSKVLKKSIFSLFCVLCVIQFANSQTLSFPTAEGFGRYTSGGRGGIVYKVTNLNDDGEGSLRKGILKHDPRIIVFEVAGTIDLKSSLDINHGNLTIAGQTAPGGGITLKGFPMKIKAENVIIRYVRFRMGDENEVEDDALGGRGQKNVIIDHCSMSWATDENVSFYWNKNFTMQWCIISEALNRSVHHKGAHGYGGIWGGEKASFHHNLIMSNNSRNPRFGGSKSVPNTPDELVDFRNNVIFNWGDNNIYGGEKGSYNIVNNYFKSGPATTSSKKDRIAAPSLPYGKFYVEGNYMYNFPEITKNNWDGGIQCEDPLAAKSETEFSINDNIKTQSALEAYNSVLRYAGSSYARDEVDKRLVAEVRAGETTFKNGIIDSQETVGGWPVLRKGKKLEDLDDDGMPDVWEKKYNLNLNSNDANAYDLSKEYTNIEVYMNSLVEENNSDEIKSYDFLVAKDGSGDFSTLTDLINHLPNFRKKETRVFIKNGIYKEKLVLPSTKTNITFIGEDQDKTIITYDDYATKVNDFGEELGTTGSSSFFIFGDSFTAKNLTFQNNAGQIGQAVAVRVDGDHAKFENCSFLGNQDTLYLHGENNTQYYKDCYIEGTVDFIFGWSSAVFENCEIFSKSKGYVTAASTKKESKFGMIFIECDFTGSVDEDTVYLGRPWRDYAQTILINCNLGAHIKDEGWHNWDKPNAEKTAFYAEFNSQGPGADGDRVKWARKLSKEEVSKFSISNIIDF, encoded by the coding sequence ATGTCGAAAGTACTTAAAAAATCAATTTTCTCGCTTTTTTGTGTATTATGCGTAATTCAGTTCGCTAATTCACAAACCTTGTCTTTTCCTACTGCAGAAGGATTTGGTAGATATACCTCTGGAGGAAGAGGAGGTATAGTTTATAAAGTAACCAATTTGAATGATGATGGAGAAGGAAGTTTGCGTAAAGGAATTTTAAAACATGATCCTAGAATTATTGTTTTTGAAGTAGCAGGAACGATTGATTTAAAATCGTCTTTAGACATTAATCATGGCAATTTAACTATTGCGGGACAAACAGCGCCAGGTGGGGGTATAACCTTAAAAGGATTTCCTATGAAGATTAAAGCAGAAAATGTTATAATACGTTATGTGCGTTTTAGAATGGGAGATGAAAATGAAGTTGAAGATGATGCCTTAGGGGGGCGAGGTCAAAAAAATGTTATCATTGATCACTGTTCAATGAGTTGGGCTACAGATGAGAACGTATCCTTTTACTGGAATAAGAATTTTACCATGCAATGGTGTATAATTTCAGAAGCTCTAAATAGATCAGTTCATCATAAAGGAGCTCATGGATATGGCGGAATATGGGGAGGTGAAAAAGCAAGTTTCCATCACAATTTAATTATGAGTAACAATAGTAGAAATCCACGATTTGGAGGGTCTAAAAGTGTACCAAATACACCAGATGAGTTAGTAGATTTCAGAAATAATGTGATCTTTAATTGGGGGGATAATAATATTTACGGTGGAGAAAAAGGTTCTTACAATATAGTAAATAACTATTTTAAGTCGGGTCCAGCAACCACTTCTTCTAAAAAAGATCGCATTGCAGCACCATCTCTTCCTTACGGTAAATTTTATGTTGAAGGAAATTATATGTACAATTTCCCAGAAATAACTAAGAATAATTGGGATGGAGGAATCCAATGCGAAGATCCTTTAGCGGCTAAAAGTGAAACGGAATTTTCCATAAACGATAATATAAAAACTCAATCTGCTTTAGAAGCTTACAATTCTGTTTTAAGATATGCAGGTTCTAGCTATGCACGGGATGAAGTGGATAAGCGACTGGTTGCAGAGGTAAGAGCAGGAGAAACAACTTTTAAGAATGGAATAATTGATTCTCAGGAAACCGTAGGAGGATGGCCCGTTTTGAGAAAAGGAAAAAAATTAGAAGATCTGGATGACGATGGAATGCCGGATGTTTGGGAAAAAAAATACAATTTGAATCTAAATTCAAACGATGCTAATGCATACGACCTGAGTAAAGAATATACGAATATTGAAGTATATATGAATAGTCTGGTGGAAGAAAACAATTCAGATGAAATTAAAAGTTATGACTTTTTGGTTGCAAAAGATGGTTCAGGTGATTTTAGTACACTTACAGATTTGATTAATCATTTACCAAACTTCAGAAAAAAAGAAACTCGAGTTTTTATCAAAAATGGGATTTATAAAGAAAAATTAGTTTTACCATCCACTAAAACAAATATTACTTTTATAGGCGAAGATCAAGATAAAACTATAATTACTTACGATGATTATGCAACTAAAGTAAATGATTTTGGGGAAGAATTGGGAACAACAGGTTCTTCTTCATTTTTTATATTCGGAGACTCTTTCACCGCTAAGAATCTTACTTTTCAGAATAATGCAGGGCAAATAGGTCAAGCTGTAGCTGTTAGAGTTGACGGAGATCATGCAAAATTTGAAAATTGCTCTTTCTTAGGAAATCAGGATACATTGTATTTGCATGGTGAAAACAATACACAATACTATAAGGACTGTTATATAGAAGGTACGGTTGATTTTATATTTGGTTGGTCATCAGCTGTTTTCGAAAATTGTGAAATCTTCAGTAAGTCTAAAGGATATGTAACGGCGGCTTCAACTAAAAAAGAATCTAAATTCGGTATGATTTTTATTGAATGTGATTTTACTGGTAGTGTAGATGAAGATACTGTATACCTAGGTAGACCTTGGCGAGATTATGCGCAGACCATTTTGATAAATTGCAATTTGGGAGCACATATTAAAGATGAAGGTTGGCATAATTGGGATAAGCCAAATGCTGAAAAAACTGCATTTTATGCGGAATTTAACTCTCAAGGTCCTGGAGCCGATGGCGACCGAGTAAAATGGGCGAGAAAATTGTCCAAAGAGGAAGTTTCTAAATTTTCGATTTCTAATATTATTGATTTCTAA
- a CDS encoding DUF4957 domain-containing protein: protein MDTKNYTFKNILPKATGLGVFLALGALFVSCEDEMFDDPTGEMKMFTPLSLSVSNLENSSEISWDAALFTSEVDETYTAQVSEDSLFENSEDIILTKETDSTGVVFYSDEVSVRQKYFVRVKTNAETDDLASNWSTSTSFRIVGTQFLQKVYDPNVNATTAVIKWNVTEGVTTIQVQEYTQEEDEDAVLIGDPISYDISSTEAAEGSKTITDLKPDTRYNVDLYSGNTSVGYGSFKTKTITEFTIMVSEGEDLVTIVNSAEDGAVIGLNPGNYEATENFLLDGKSITLQGTTNNPSDTKISFKEFQLNDTGAGITLKNLELDGATIGANYLINLTSTGGEPADFANVSIENCEVYGVGTSAFRANRGPTGGYTMESFSINYSIFHDFSISNYAFLHLEELIFENVSLKNSTFYEISDLFMRYRANFSDPAPAQTPNITIDNCTINSIGYAQSYTLIDANTVDVNLTVQNSIIANIPRVDGELGSTDLYRLNGQNSSIIMSYNNLYNLTTGGDDAQPITFPEVATNAINNNFEIELDWDNQTTNFTLPSGSALQTASSSGGPIGDPRWWY, encoded by the coding sequence ATGGATACTAAAAACTATACATTTAAAAATATACTCCCTAAAGCCACAGGTTTAGGAGTATTTTTAGCACTGGGCGCATTATTTGTTTCCTGTGAAGACGAAATGTTCGATGATCCTACTGGAGAAATGAAAATGTTTACGCCTTTATCACTTAGCGTATCCAATTTGGAAAATAGTTCTGAGATTAGCTGGGACGCTGCTTTATTTACGAGCGAAGTAGATGAAACATATACAGCACAAGTTTCTGAAGACTCTCTTTTTGAAAATTCTGAAGATATTATTCTCACCAAAGAAACAGATTCTACGGGCGTTGTATTTTATAGTGATGAAGTTTCCGTTCGTCAAAAATATTTTGTTCGCGTTAAAACTAATGCAGAAACTGATGATTTGGCTTCTAACTGGTCTACAAGTACAAGTTTTAGAATTGTAGGAACTCAATTTTTACAAAAAGTTTATGATCCTAACGTAAATGCTACAACAGCGGTTATAAAGTGGAATGTTACTGAAGGTGTTACCACAATCCAAGTACAGGAGTATACTCAGGAAGAAGATGAAGATGCTGTCTTGATTGGAGATCCTATATCGTACGATATCTCTTCTACTGAAGCTGCTGAAGGATCCAAAACGATAACAGATTTAAAGCCCGATACTAGGTATAACGTAGATTTGTATAGCGGAAATACCAGTGTAGGTTATGGTTCCTTTAAAACAAAGACAATTACTGAATTCACGATTATGGTGTCAGAAGGAGAAGACCTTGTAACCATTGTAAATTCTGCAGAAGATGGAGCGGTTATAGGTTTAAATCCTGGTAATTACGAAGCGACAGAGAATTTCTTATTAGATGGAAAATCTATTACTCTTCAGGGAACTACCAATAATCCATCTGATACGAAAATATCATTTAAGGAATTTCAACTGAATGATACCGGAGCAGGTATTACGCTAAAAAATCTTGAATTAGATGGAGCTACCATAGGAGCAAATTACCTGATCAATCTAACAAGTACTGGTGGTGAACCAGCAGATTTTGCAAATGTAAGTATAGAAAACTGCGAAGTTTATGGCGTAGGGACCAGTGCTTTTAGAGCTAATAGAGGGCCAACTGGAGGTTATACAATGGAATCTTTTTCAATCAATTATTCCATCTTCCATGATTTTAGCATCTCTAATTACGCGTTTTTACATTTGGAAGAACTAATTTTCGAAAATGTTTCTCTAAAAAACTCAACTTTCTATGAAATTAGTGATCTGTTTATGAGGTATAGAGCAAACTTTTCAGATCCGGCACCAGCTCAAACGCCTAATATCACTATAGATAACTGTACTATTAATAGTATTGGGTATGCACAAAGCTATACGCTAATCGATGCAAACACTGTAGACGTTAATCTTACCGTTCAGAATAGTATTATTGCAAACATTCCAAGAGTTGACGGAGAATTAGGTAGTACCGATCTGTACAGATTAAATGGGCAAAATAGTTCTATAATTATGAGTTACAATAACCTTTATAATTTAACTACTGGTGGAGATGATGCTCAGCCAATTACCTTCCCAGAGGTAGCTACAAATGCCATTAACAATAATTTCGAAATTGAATTAGATTGGGATAACCAAACAACCAATTTCACATTGCCAAGCGGTTCTGCTTTACAAACGGCATCTTCTAGCGGAGGTCCTATTGGCGATCCCAGATGGTGGTATTAA
- a CDS encoding RagB/SusD family nutrient uptake outer membrane protein, translating to MAILNIDTMKWNYKILKGIALAGVIAGLFSSCDDYLDVSSPSNLTEAEVFEDLSYTSSALTAVYSDLVGDNGYGIRMSLYYPMSADDMETSGDYNCNDRRAFSMYQVCSSNAELNRPFLQLYSGIERANLIIFNVPKSNIFNNGTESEQQEMRQYLGEAMTLRAQYYYELIRNWGDVPFQDKPASQYENIYLPKTDRDSIYEVLLTDLEVAKEYVPWRSESSATTTRVTKAFVKGLRARIALARAGYSLRRDPVDMIQGTNPEKYYQIAREECYEIMQNRNQHNLNPDYEDIFRALHENREDATNEMIFKVGAYGANSKTDTKLGFYNGLRIDAASSYGRGGGGVNALPTYFYEFDRNDERRDVTINIFQIDAEDKTKLTSTNSFTDGKFKKTWTNITGSTQQLGIEWPIMRFADILLMYAEAENELNNGPTSGAIEALTEVRARAFSDNPEEMPEVNANNYQEFFAEIMHERLLEFGGEGIRRYDLIRWNELESTIAETRQKLTDFMNGTGEYKNVPDAIYYQPSDYDPSTSASQTVSNLDIFFNGTSQANVFYQPTAESVPAGYSKVNWRAQIDDDYINGERSGFAYYFQPNHSELVPFYDEIINTNYNLSQDYGY from the coding sequence ATGGCTATTTTAAATATAGATACGATGAAATGGAATTATAAAATATTAAAAGGAATAGCATTAGCAGGTGTTATTGCAGGATTATTTTCTTCCTGTGATGATTATCTAGATGTTTCAAGTCCGTCAAATCTTACCGAAGCTGAGGTTTTCGAAGATTTGTCTTATACTTCTTCTGCTTTAACAGCGGTGTATAGTGATTTGGTAGGTGATAACGGGTACGGAATCAGAATGTCTTTATATTATCCAATGTCTGCTGATGATATGGAGACTTCAGGAGATTATAATTGTAATGATAGAAGGGCGTTTAGTATGTATCAGGTTTGTTCTTCAAATGCTGAGTTAAATAGACCATTCTTACAATTATATAGTGGTATCGAAAGAGCAAATCTTATCATTTTCAATGTTCCGAAGTCTAATATCTTCAATAACGGAACAGAAAGTGAGCAACAAGAGATGCGACAATACCTAGGTGAAGCAATGACCTTGCGAGCGCAGTATTATTATGAGCTTATAAGAAATTGGGGAGATGTGCCTTTTCAAGATAAACCTGCGTCACAATATGAAAATATCTATTTACCTAAAACAGATAGAGATAGTATATACGAGGTTTTGTTAACAGATCTAGAGGTAGCTAAAGAATATGTACCATGGAGAAGCGAATCTTCTGCTACTACAACACGTGTGACCAAAGCATTTGTAAAAGGCCTAAGAGCTAGAATTGCGTTAGCACGAGCGGGATATTCTCTAAGAAGAGATCCTGTAGATATGATTCAGGGCACAAATCCAGAAAAATATTACCAAATAGCAAGAGAAGAATGCTACGAAATTATGCAAAATCGTAATCAACATAATCTAAATCCAGATTACGAAGATATTTTTAGAGCGTTACACGAAAATCGAGAAGATGCCACTAACGAAATGATTTTTAAAGTTGGTGCTTATGGAGCAAATTCTAAGACAGATACAAAACTAGGTTTTTACAACGGTTTGAGAATTGATGCAGCTTCTTCTTACGGAAGAGGCGGCGGCGGAGTAAATGCTTTACCAACTTACTTCTATGAGTTTGACAGAAATGATGAAAGAAGAGATGTAACGATTAACATATTTCAGATTGATGCTGAAGACAAAACGAAACTTACATCTACAAATAGTTTCACAGACGGGAAATTCAAAAAAACTTGGACTAATATTACTGGTTCAACTCAGCAGTTAGGAATAGAATGGCCAATTATGCGATTTGCAGATATATTATTGATGTATGCTGAAGCAGAAAATGAATTAAATAACGGGCCAACCTCTGGTGCCATCGAAGCTTTAACTGAGGTTAGAGCAAGAGCTTTTAGCGATAATCCTGAAGAAATGCCAGAAGTTAATGCTAATAATTATCAAGAATTTTTCGCAGAGATTATGCATGAAAGACTATTAGAATTTGGCGGGGAAGGTATAAGACGCTATGACCTAATTAGATGGAACGAGTTGGAAAGCACTATAGCTGAAACTAGACAAAAATTGACTGATTTTATGAACGGTACTGGAGAATACAAAAATGTACCTGATGCTATTTACTACCAGCCCTCAGATTACGATCCTTCTACTTCAGCATCGCAAACCGTTTCTAATTTAGATATTTTCTTTAACGGTACAAGCCAGGCAAATGTTTTCTATCAACCAACGGCAGAATCTGTTCCTGCCGGTTACAGTAAAGTGAATTGGAGAGCACAAATAGACGATGATTATATAAACGGAGAACGTAGTGGTTTTGCTTACTATTTTCAACCAAATCATTCAGAACTTGTTCCTTTTTATGATGAGATTATTAATACCAATTACAATTTAAGTCAGGACTATGGATACTAA
- a CDS encoding SusC/RagA family TonB-linked outer membrane protein has protein sequence MKQTITHSYFRRYLICCVVFLIYGTINASIHAIGDPTNQQRTISGKITDTDGVPLAGVNIFEKGTSNGTASDFDGNYEIVVGKASGTLVFSYIGFQTISKEFNDQATIDVVMNEEANQLEELVIVGYSKVSREDLTSSVATVKSEQIKDIPLNTAAQAIQGRLAGVRVTQSQGAPGAEVSIRVRGGTSITQDNSPLYIVDGIQVDDALSILSPQEIASVDVLKDAASTAIYGARGANGVILITTKSGFNAPTKVTYSGFAGVREITNKLDVMNPYQFVKHQYEVYNIYGGEEAARNFERRYGTYADLENYRNIDAIDWQDEIFGRSAFSYNNNLSVTGGDKRTDFSIDLNAMEEDGIMINSGYKRKLANFKMNHKISDAVKVGANVRFSKRLITGIGTSSTQSNSANRLRNAVRFQPFESATGSSFDNQFDADYASQTNLVSPLVLVNNEIKEDQRDDLYLNGYFQWEIIDNLTFKSVFGYVQNDRQQNIFNGRGSYRSRINADLPVVQMSDQQSRKLTNSNTLQYDFRLGEKNKFNVLLGQEIVKTDGESQSLEVKWLPEDITPSQAFANIQSAVPPEGGIQDAPSTSVNIDRLASFFGRVGYTFDQKYVANFTIRTDGSTVFSPNNRYAVFPAASFAWNIGKENFLQESRWVDDLKLRLSYGTSGNNRIRPFLYSTFFTSSSDYGYSYTSSIIPGLAAGSILANPNTKWETTKTKNIGLDYTLFNNRVYGSIDAYITDTDDLLLLANIPQTSGYSYQYQNTGSTRNTGVELNLGADIISNDNFKWSANLNISHNNNEIRSLGTDVTGEGLQYYYERSGWVNNLNDFKVEVGKPVGQFYGFVTDGWYTLDDFNYNETDQSYTLKEGVPNGSQAALGAKEVKPGDLKLKDLSGDGIIGEEDKTVLGNAQPDFYGGFNQQLQWKNFDMSVFFTFSVGNDVYNANKIEFTTDYNYTDNNSLAIVSDSWRNFDDSGQRVTNPDELASLNQNAQLWTPSRGNYILHSWAIEDGSYLRLSNLTLGYSINEDWLKKSNVVSNIRIYGTVNNLFTLTGYSGYDPEANTRNSNPLTPGVDYAAYPQSRFILGGINITF, from the coding sequence ATGAAACAAACAATTACGCATTCTTATTTTAGGAGATACTTAATTTGCTGTGTGGTATTTCTTATTTATGGGACTATTAATGCATCTATACATGCTATAGGTGATCCAACAAATCAGCAAAGAACCATTTCGGGTAAAATCACCGATACTGATGGCGTGCCATTGGCCGGAGTAAACATCTTTGAAAAGGGAACCAGTAATGGAACGGCATCTGATTTTGATGGTAATTACGAAATCGTTGTAGGCAAGGCTTCAGGTACGTTAGTTTTTTCTTACATTGGATTTCAAACGATTTCGAAAGAATTCAATGATCAAGCTACTATCGATGTAGTAATGAATGAGGAAGCAAATCAGCTAGAGGAATTAGTGATTGTTGGATATTCTAAGGTTTCTAGGGAAGATTTAACATCTTCAGTAGCCACTGTAAAATCTGAACAGATTAAGGATATTCCATTAAATACCGCAGCTCAGGCAATTCAAGGACGTTTAGCAGGAGTAAGAGTTACTCAATCTCAAGGAGCTCCGGGAGCTGAGGTAAGTATTAGAGTACGTGGCGGAACTTCAATTACTCAGGACAATAGTCCGCTTTATATTGTAGACGGTATTCAGGTAGATGACGCCCTTTCCATACTTTCTCCGCAAGAAATTGCATCTGTAGATGTCCTGAAGGACGCAGCCTCTACTGCTATTTATGGAGCACGAGGTGCTAATGGTGTTATTTTGATTACTACTAAAAGCGGTTTTAACGCACCTACCAAAGTAACTTACTCTGGATTTGCAGGTGTTAGGGAGATTACAAATAAGTTAGACGTAATGAATCCTTACCAGTTTGTAAAACATCAATATGAAGTATACAATATTTATGGAGGAGAAGAAGCGGCAAGAAATTTCGAAAGACGTTATGGGACTTATGCTGATCTAGAGAATTATCGCAATATAGATGCAATAGATTGGCAAGATGAAATTTTTGGTAGAAGTGCCTTTAGTTATAATAACAACTTATCTGTAACCGGAGGTGACAAGAGAACTGATTTTAGTATCGATTTAAATGCCATGGAGGAAGATGGTATTATGATTAATTCAGGATATAAAAGAAAACTTGCCAATTTCAAAATGAACCATAAGATCAGCGATGCCGTAAAGGTTGGTGCAAATGTTAGGTTTAGTAAGCGTTTAATTACAGGAATCGGTACCAGTAGTACCCAAAGTAATAGTGCTAACCGTTTGCGTAATGCAGTAAGATTTCAGCCTTTCGAGAGCGCTACTGGTAGTTCTTTTGATAATCAATTTGATGCAGATTATGCCAGTCAGACTAATCTGGTTAGTCCACTTGTTCTTGTAAATAATGAGATCAAAGAAGATCAGCGAGATGACCTTTATTTAAATGGATATTTTCAATGGGAAATTATAGATAACCTGACCTTTAAATCTGTTTTTGGTTACGTTCAAAACGATCGTCAACAAAATATCTTTAATGGTAGAGGATCTTATAGATCTAGAATAAATGCAGATTTACCAGTCGTTCAAATGAGTGATCAGCAGTCTAGAAAATTGACCAATTCAAATACATTGCAGTATGACTTTAGGCTAGGTGAGAAAAATAAATTTAATGTCCTTTTAGGACAGGAAATTGTGAAAACAGATGGGGAATCACAGAGTTTAGAAGTTAAATGGCTTCCTGAGGATATCACACCTTCTCAGGCATTTGCAAATATTCAAAGTGCAGTACCACCAGAAGGAGGAATTCAGGATGCACCATCTACTTCAGTAAATATAGATCGTCTGGCTTCTTTTTTCGGAAGAGTAGGATATACTTTTGATCAAAAATACGTTGCTAATTTTACTATAAGAACTGATGGTTCAACGGTATTTTCACCGAATAATCGATACGCAGTTTTCCCAGCGGCCTCTTTCGCCTGGAATATTGGTAAAGAAAACTTTTTACAAGAATCTAGATGGGTAGATGATTTAAAATTAAGATTAAGCTATGGAACTTCTGGTAATAACCGTATTCGTCCATTCTTATATTCTACCTTTTTCACAAGTTCTTCAGATTATGGATATTCTTATACTAGTAGTATAATTCCAGGTTTAGCGGCAGGATCTATTCTTGCAAATCCTAATACAAAATGGGAAACCACAAAAACTAAGAATATTGGTTTAGACTATACTTTATTTAACAATAGAGTTTACGGTAGTATAGATGCCTATATTACAGATACAGACGATTTACTTTTGCTAGCTAATATTCCACAAACTAGTGGTTATTCTTATCAATATCAAAATACTGGTAGTACAAGAAATACAGGAGTAGAATTAAACCTTGGAGCGGATATTATAAGTAACGATAACTTCAAATGGAGTGCAAATTTGAATATTTCTCACAACAATAATGAAATTCGCTCACTAGGTACAGATGTTACCGGAGAGGGACTTCAATACTACTACGAACGTTCAGGATGGGTAAATAACCTGAATGATTTTAAAGTGGAGGTAGGAAAGCCAGTAGGTCAGTTTTACGGTTTCGTAACTGATGGATGGTATACTTTAGATGATTTTAACTACAATGAAACAGATCAATCTTACACACTAAAAGAAGGTGTACCAAACGGTAGCCAGGCAGCGCTTGGAGCTAAAGAGGTAAAGCCTGGAGATCTAAAATTGAAAGACCTTAGTGGTGATGGTATTATTGGAGAAGAGGATAAAACAGTGCTTGGAAATGCCCAACCAGATTTTTATGGTGGTTTTAACCAACAGTTACAGTGGAAAAACTTTGATATGAGCGTATTCTTCACATTCTCTGTAGGCAACGATGTGTATAATGCCAATAAAATAGAATTTACAACAGATTACAATTACACAGATAATAACTCACTTGCAATAGTTTCAGATTCTTGGAGAAATTTTGATGACAGCGGGCAGCGAGTTACAAATCCTGACGAGTTGGCTAGTTTAAATCAAAACGCACAATTATGGACACCAAGTCGTGGGAATTATATTCTTCATTCTTGGGCTATCGAAGATGGATCTTATCTAAGACTTAGTAATCTTACTTTAGGATATTCAATTAACGAAGATTGGTTAAAGAAGTCTAATGTAGTTAGCAATATAAGAATTTACGGTACTGTTAATAATTTATTCACTTTAACAGGCTACTCAGGTTATGATCCTGAGGCGAATACTAGAAATTCTAATCCGCTTACACCAGGTGTTGATTATGCCGCATATCCACAGAGCAGATTTATCCTTGGCGGAATTAATATTACTTTTTAA